In Phacochoerus africanus isolate WHEZ1 chromosome 2, ROS_Pafr_v1, whole genome shotgun sequence, one DNA window encodes the following:
- the TOR1A gene encoding torsin-1A — MKLGRAALGLLLLAPLAVRAVEPISLGLVLAGVLTSYISYPRLFCFFTECCSQKGSLSREALQKDLDSKLFGQHLAKKVILNAVSGFISNPKPKKPLTLSLHGWTGTGKNFVSKIIAENIYEGGLNSDYVHLFVATLHFPHISNITLYKDQLQSWIRGNVSACARSIFIFDEMDKMHAGLIDAIKPYLDYYDNLDGVSYQKAIFIFLSNAGAERITDVALDFWRSGKQREEIRLRDMEHALSVSAFNNKNSGFWHSSLIDRNLIDYFVPFLPLEYKHLKMCIRVEMQSRGYEVDEDIVSKVAEEMTFFPKEERVFSDKGCKTVFTKLDYYYDD, encoded by the exons ATGAAGCTGGGCCGGGCCGCGCTGGGCCTGCTGCTGCTGGCGCCGTTGGCGGTGCGGGCGGTAGAGCCCATCAGTCTGGGACTGGTCCTGGCCGGCGTCCTCACCAGCTACATCTCCTACCCGCGCCTCTTCTGCTTCTTCACCGAGTGCTGCAGCCAGAAGGGGAGCCTCAGCCGGGAGG CGCTGCAGAAGGATCTGGACAGCAAGCTTTTCGGACAGCATCTTGCAAAGAAAGTCATCTTAAATGCCGTGTCAGGCTTCATCAGCAACCCGAAGCCCAAGAAGCCGCTCACCCTCTCCCTACACGGGTGGACGGGCACCGGCAAAAATTTTGTCAGCAAGATCATCGCAGAGAATATTTACGAGGGTGGTCTGAACAGTGACTATGTCCACCTGTTTGTGGCCACACTGCACTTCCCCCACATCTCCAACATCACCCTGTACAAG GATCAGTTACAGTCGTGGATCCGCGGCAACGTGAGTGCCTGTGCCAGGTCCATTTTCATATTTGATGAAATGGATAAGATGCACGCTGGCCTCATAGACGCCATCAAGCCTTACCTGGACTATTACGACAACCTGGATGGGGTCTCCTATCAGAAAGCcatcttcatttttctcag caatgctggcgcCGAGaggatcacagacgtggctttaGATTTCTGGAGAAGCGGGAAGCAGCGGGAAGAAATCAGGCTGAGAGACATGGAGCACGCGCTGTCTGTGTCGGCCTTCAACAACAAGAACA gTGGCTTCTGGCACAGCAGCTTAATTGACCGAAATCTCATTGATTATTTTGTTCCCTTCCTGCCCCTGGAATACAAACACCTAAAAATGTGCATCAGAGTTGAAATGCAGTCCCGAGGCTACGAGGTTGACGAGGACATTGTGAGCAAAGTGGCCGAGGAGATGACGTTTTTCCCCAAAGAGGAGAGAGTTTTCTCGGACAAAGGCTGCAAAACTGTGTTCACCAAGTTGGATTATTACTACGATGATTGA
- the C2H9orf78 gene encoding splicing factor C9orf78 homolog, with protein MPVTGKTFRRRRADSESEEDEQDSEEVRLKLEETREVQNLRKRPNGVSAVALLVGEKVQEETTLVDDPFQMKTGGMVDMKKLKERGKEKISEEEDLHLGTSFSAETNRRDEDADMMKYIETELKKRKGIVEHEEQKVKPKNAEDCLYELPENIRVSSAKRTEEMLSNQMLSGIPEVDLGIDAKIKNIISTEDAKARLLAEQQNKKKDSETSFVPTNMAVNYVQHNRFYHEELNAPIRRNKEEPKARPLRVGDTEKPEPERSPPNRKRPANEKATDDYHYEKFKKMNRRY; from the exons ATGCCGGTCACGGGGAAGACTTTCCGGCGGCGCCGGGCTGACTCGGAGTCGGAGGAAGATGAGCAGGACTCAGAGGAGGTTCG attaAAACTGGAGGAGACTCGAGAGGTACAGAACTTGAGAAAGAGGCCCAACGGGGTGAG TGCTGTAGCCCTGCTGGTGGGAGAGAAGGTACAAGAAGAGACCACTCTAGTG GATGATCCCTTTCAGATGAAGACAGGTGGGATGGTGGAcatgaagaaactaaaagaaagaggcaaagagaA GATCAGCGAAGAGGAGGATCTCCATCTGGGGACGTCGTTTTCCGCTGAAACCAACCGAAGGGATGAGGACGCCGACAT GATGAAGTACATTGAGACAGAGctaaagaagaggaaagggatcGTGGAACACGAGGAACAGAAAGTCAAGCCGAAGAACGCGGAGGACTGCCTTTACGAGCTTCCGGAGAACATCCGGGTCTCCTCAGCGAAGAGGACGGAGGAGATGCTGTCCAACCAGATGCTGAGCGGCATCCCCGAGGTGGACCTCGGCATCGA CGCTAAAATCAAAAATATCATTTCCACGGAGGATGCCAAGGCCCGTCTGCTGGCAGAGCAGCAGAACAAGAAGAAGGACAGCGAGACATCCTTCGTGCCCACCAACATGGCAGTGAATTACGTGCAGCACAACCGAT TTTACCACGAGGAGCTCAATGCTCCCATACGGAGAAACAAAGAAGAGCCCAAAGCCCGACCCTTGAGAGTGGGCGACACAGAGAAGCCAGAGCCCGAGC ggTCCCCTCCCAACCGCAAGCGTCCTGCTAATGAGAAGGCCACCGATGACTATCACTACGAGAAGTTCAAGAAGATGAACCGGCGGTACtga